The following are encoded in a window of Phytoactinopolyspora mesophila genomic DNA:
- a CDS encoding DivIVA domain-containing protein, with amino-acid sequence MPLTPEAVQNKEFTTVRLREGYDMQEVDEFLDEVEAEIARLQRENDELRDKLAAVTRGAGAVGSAEPVQPPRQVEAPKAPPTSAPPAVTAGGGAPGAQPSDAAAKVLALAQKTADELVADAKAEADRLMGEARSRSEKLDSETKAKAAKLEQDARQRAESIDQEVQKRRAQVFGKLETERADLERQLEGLRAFEREYRSRLKSYLENELRKLEVGGASDDERAEAEIAAAQAQQQQPQQPQQPQRPVPNNTGQQPARPGGGGNENTSTTQTGGSLRSVASLLDDDQR; translated from the coding sequence CCACTGACGCCCGAGGCTGTCCAGAACAAAGAGTTCACGACTGTCCGCCTGCGTGAAGGTTACGACATGCAGGAGGTGGATGAGTTCCTGGACGAGGTCGAGGCTGAGATCGCGCGCCTACAGCGCGAGAACGACGAGCTTCGAGACAAGCTCGCCGCGGTAACCCGCGGAGCCGGGGCCGTTGGTTCAGCCGAACCAGTCCAGCCACCACGCCAGGTTGAGGCGCCCAAGGCTCCTCCAACTTCGGCTCCTCCAGCTGTCACGGCCGGAGGAGGGGCACCTGGTGCCCAGCCCAGCGACGCTGCCGCCAAGGTTCTCGCCCTGGCGCAGAAGACCGCTGATGAGCTGGTAGCCGATGCCAAGGCTGAAGCCGATCGCCTGATGGGCGAGGCTCGAAGCCGCTCGGAGAAGCTCGATTCCGAGACGAAGGCCAAGGCTGCCAAGCTCGAGCAGGATGCTCGGCAGCGGGCTGAGTCGATCGACCAGGAAGTCCAGAAGCGTCGTGCCCAGGTCTTCGGCAAGCTGGAGACCGAGCGCGCCGACCTGGAGCGGCAGCTGGAAGGTCTACGTGCTTTCGAGCGCGAGTACCGCAGCCGGCTCAAGTCGTACCTGGAGAACGAGCTTCGTAAGCTCGAGGTCGGCGGTGCCAGCGACGACGAGCGCGCGGAGGCGGAGATCGCCGCCGCCCAGGCTCAACAACAGCAGCCACAGCAGCCACAGCAGCCGCAGCGGCCGGTCCCGAACAACACCGGTCAGCAGCCGGCGCGTCCGGGCGGCGGAGGCAACGAGAACACCTCCACCACGCAGACCGGTGGTTCGTTGCGCTCTGTTGCGAGCCTGCTCGACGACGACCAGCGCTGA